In Sander vitreus isolate 19-12246 chromosome 7, sanVit1, whole genome shotgun sequence, a genomic segment contains:
- the tmem9 gene encoding proton-transporting V-type ATPase complex assembly regulator TMEM9: MSSGRQGSWTFVVPAILTFLLLDAVAFVQAKNFEDVRCKCICPPYRNITGHIYNRNVSQKDCNCLHVVEPMPVPGHDVEAYCLLCECKYEERSSNTIKVTIIIYLSVVGALLLYMLFLLLVDPLIRKHDAYTQPLHNEEDSEEMRPPVDSAQAKGNTVLERVEGAQQRWKKQVQEQRKTVFDRHKMLS, encoded by the exons ATGTCGTCTGGCAGGCAAGGATCCTGGACCTTTGTTGTACCTGCAATATTGACCTTCTTGTTGCTGGATGCTGTTGCTTTTGTACAGGCAAAG AACTTTGAGGATGTTCGCTGCAAGTGCATCTGCCCGCCATACAGAAACATCACTGGCCACATATATAACAGAAATGTGTCCCAGAAGGATTG TAACTGCCTCCATGTAGTGGAGCCCATGCCGGTGCCCGGCCATGATGTGGAAGCTTACTGCCTGTTGTGCGAGTGCAAGTACGAGGAAAGAAGTAGCAACACCATCAAG GTTACTATCATCATTTACCTGTCTGTCGTGGGTGCACTGCTGCTCTACATGCTGTTCCTGCTGCTGGTTGATCCTCTTATTCGCAAACATGACGCTTACACCCAGCCACTGCACAACGAGGAGGACTCTGAG GAGATGCGTCCTCCGGTGGACAGTGCTCAGGCCAAAGGAAACACAGTGCTGGAGCGGGTTGAGGGAGCACAGCAGCGCTGGAAAAAGCAGGTCCAGGAACAGCGCAAGACAGTTTTTGACCGCCACAAGATGCTTAGTTAA